The Epinephelus lanceolatus isolate andai-2023 chromosome 1, ASM4190304v1, whole genome shotgun sequence genome has a window encoding:
- the LOC117256918 gene encoding uncharacterized protein LOC117256918, with protein sequence MCSVESLREFVNERLTAAAEEILGVFQRSIVEYEEEIDRQRRLLDIVLKPEIKLYRTELPQQHVCKEEEVVPEQQLCIEERKSSVDQEEPEPPEIKEEEEEVCSSQEGEQLVVKQETDGFMLTPADEESEQSEDQTLDFIHDDTQNAAEKESVVIIPVISSVISEATSEHQLLCHNSHVAESQDEEEYQHGDSGSTRNTELQAEKRHHESEMNNNSSHTSAVINLNTGKKPLKCDICGKVFEYKSTLQKHLRIHTGEKPYLCKTCGKRFREKYLMKRHLRTHTGEKPHTCKICGRGFRRNGDLLVHMRTHSGEKPYTCKICGRHFRSSSNLAVHMKIHTGEKPYLCKTCGKRFSENYRMERHLKIHTSEKPFICKTCGRAFRWKSYLAIHMRIHTGEMPHVCKTCGIKYNNISALKKHVKIHADENQLF encoded by the exons atgtgttcagttgagtctttgagagagtttgtcaacgagcgactaactgctgctgctgaagaaatattggGAGTTTTTCAAAGAAGCATCGTCGAGTACGAGGAAGAGATCGATCGTCAGCGCAGACTGTTGGATATCGTTTTGAAGCCTGAAATAAAGTTATACAGGACAG agctcccacagcaacatgtgtgtaaggaggaggaggttgtccctgagcagcagctctgtattgaggagaggaagtccagtgtggaccaagaggagccagagcctccagagattaaagaggaagaggaggaagtgtgcagcagtcaggagggagagcagcttgtagtgaagcagGAGACTGATGGCTTTATGTTGACTCCTGCTGATGAGGAAAGTGAGCAGAGTGAAGACCAGACTCTGGACTTCATTCATGACGACACTCAAAATGCAGCAGAGAAAGAGTCTGTCGTCATTATACCAGTTATAAGCTCTGTGATATCAGAAGCAACCAGTGAGCACCAGCTGCTCTGTCACAACTCTCATGTAGCTGAGAGCCAAGATGAGGAAGAATACCAGCATGGAGACTCAGGATCAACTAGAAACACAGAGCttcaagcagagaaaagacatcaTGAAAGTGAAATGAACAATAACAGTTCACACACCTCTGCTGTGATAAACTTAAATACAggtaaaaagcctttaaaatgtgacatatgTGGGAAAGTTTTTGAGTACAAATCAACATTGCAGAAACACctgagaatccacacaggtgagaagccgtaccTTTGCAAGACTTGCGGGAAAAGATTCAGAGAAAAATATCTTATGAAAAGACATTTAAGaactcacacaggtgagaagccgcaTACTTGTAAAATATGTGGGAGAGGTTTCAGACGTAATGGTGACTTGTTagtccacatgaggactcattcaggtgagaagccgtatactTGCAAAATATGTGGGAGACACTTCAGATCTAGCAGTAACTTGGCAGTCCACATGaaaatccacacaggtgagaagccgtaccTTTGCAAGACTTGCGGGAAAAGGTTCAGTGAAAACTATCGTAtggaaagacatttaaaaatccACACAAGTGAGAAGCCATTTatatgcaaaacatgtgggagaGCTTTTAGATGGAAAAGTTACCTGGCTAtccacatgagaatccacacaggtgagatgCCGCATGTTTGTAAGACCTGCGggataaaatacaataacataTCAGCAttgaaaaaacatgttaaaatccATGCAGACGAGAACCAGCTTTTCTGA
- the LOC144464386 gene encoding uncharacterized protein LOC144464386, with protein MLLVLLCVPPELPQQHVCKEEEVVPEQQLCIEERKSSVDQEEPEPPHIKEEEEEVCSSQEGEQLVVKQETDGFMLTPADEESEQSEDQTLDFAHDDTQSAAEKESVFKMPVISSVISEATSEHQLLCHNSHVAESQDEEEYQHEDSGSTRNTELQAEKRHHESEMNSNSSHTSAVINLNTGKKPLKCDICGKVFEYKSKLQKHLRIHTGEKPYLCKTCGKRFREKYLMKRHLRTHTGEKPYTCKTCGRAFRWRNYLTVHMRTHTGEKPYTCKTCGRAFRWRNYLTVHMRTHTGETPYVCKACGKKYINITALKKHVKMHADNKPVYCKICGKDFRFNQELIIHMSIHTGDRPYTCEVCGRAFKRYGDLKVHTRTHTGEKPYFCKICEKRFSDASVLKRHCKIHTGEKPYTCKVCGRAFGRNGVLLVHMRTHTGEKPYTCKTCGKHFRSSNNLTVHMRTHTGVKVHNLSRGSS; from the coding sequence atgctgttggtgttgttgtgtgtccctccagagctcccacagcaacatgtgtgtaaggaggaggaggttgtccctgagcagcagctctgtattgaggagaggaagtccagtgtggaccaagaggagccagagcctccacacattaaagaggaagaggaggaagtgtgcagcagtcaggagggagagcagcttgtagtgaagcagGAGACTGATGGCTTTATGTTGACTCCTGCTGATGAGGAAAGTGAGCAGAGTGAAGATCAGACTCTGGACTTCGCTCATGATGACACTCAAAGTGCAGCAGAGAAAGAGTCTGTATTTAAAATGCCAGTTATAAGCTCTGTGATATCAGAAGCAACCAGTGAGCACCAGCTGCTCTGTCACAACTCTCATGTAGCTGAGAGCCAAGATGAGGAAGAATACCAGCATGAAGACTCAGGATCAACTAGAAACACAGAGCttcaagcagagaaaagacatcaTGAAAGTGAAATGAACAGTAACAGTTCACACACCTCTGCTGTGATAAACTTAAATACAggtaaaaagcctttaaaatgtgacatatgTGGGAAAGTTTTTGAGTACAAGTCAAAATTGCAGAAACACctgagaatccacacaggtgagaagccgtaccTTTGCAAGACTTGCGGGAAAAGATTCAGAGAAAAATATCTTATGAAAAGACATTTAAgaacccacacaggtgagaagccatatacatgcaaaacatgtgggagaGCTTTTAGATGGAGAAATTACCTGACTGTCCACATGAgaacccacacaggtgagaagccatataCATGCAAAACGTGTGGGAGAGCTTTTAGATGGAGAAATTACCTGACTGTCCACATGAGaactcacacaggtgagacgCCGTACGTTTGTAAGGCCTGCGggaaaaaatacattaacatAACAGCTttgaaaaaacatgttaaaatgcaTGCAGACAACAAGCCAGTTTATTGTAAAATATGTGGGAAAGATTTCAGATTTAATCAAGAATTGATAATACACATGAGCATCCACACAGGTGACAGGCCGTATACTTGTGAAGTATGTGGGAGAGCTTTCAAACGTTATGGTGACTTGAAAGTCCACACGAgaacccacacaggtgagaagccctACTTTTGCAAGATCTGCGAGAAAAGATTCAGTGACGCATCAGTATTGAAAAGGCATTGCaaaatccacacaggtgagaagccgtatactTGTAAAGTATGTGGGAGAGCTTTCGGACGTAATGGTGTCTTGTTagtccacatgaggactcacacaggtgagaagccgtatacttgcaaaacatgtgggaaacACTTCAGATCTAGCAATAACTTGACAGTCCACATGAGAACGCACACAGGTGTAAAGGTGCATAACTTGAGCAGAGGTTCCAGTTGA